The Bacillus sp. Y1 genome has a window encoding:
- a CDS encoding prolyl oligopeptidase family serine peptidase, with protein MLKTMKKRVKSAMMVTFAAAMTFSFTLDASAANQLDTNSSTYRTVTEIEDWGAAITKVIVDLNTPIPQNSVTKDTFNVHVKRSDDRLANPFLEEGNRKVTNAYVSDANGNPAVRGKYVVLEMEIGPTVTLGSALNYYRFNDWVDSEYTITQVKDIVYNSGKISGLVVTSSDGGTRELVDDFSSGSFTHEDTTLTYANYEPQKTKGQEKNPLVIWLHGGGEGGTDTTIPLSANKAAAFASEEIQAYFDGAHVLAPQTPTRWMQGVTGSADGTSIYQEALMALIEDYVANHKDVDPDRIYIGGASNGGYMTMLMVRDYPGYFAAAYPVCEGLNDSLISDDDIQALKQTPIWFVHAKNDTTLRPEQNTIPTYNRLLDAGATNVHLSLFDDVRDTSGLYKNADGTPYQYPGHWSWIYVYNNVPTTMIDGKTTTIMEWMAAQSK; from the coding sequence ATGTTAAAAACAATGAAAAAACGTGTAAAATCCGCTATGATGGTAACTTTTGCTGCTGCCATGACCTTTTCATTCACTCTTGATGCATCCGCTGCTAACCAATTAGACACAAACTCGTCCACTTATCGAACCGTCACAGAAATTGAAGACTGGGGCGCCGCTATTACAAAGGTCATCGTCGATCTTAACACCCCTATCCCCCAGAATTCGGTCACAAAAGATACGTTTAACGTTCATGTGAAAAGAAGTGACGACAGATTGGCCAATCCATTTTTAGAGGAAGGAAATCGAAAGGTTACCAACGCTTATGTTTCTGATGCAAATGGAAACCCTGCTGTGAGAGGGAAATACGTTGTATTAGAAATGGAGATAGGACCAACTGTAACATTAGGATCTGCTCTGAATTACTATCGATTTAACGATTGGGTTGATAGTGAATATACAATTACGCAAGTGAAGGATATTGTATACAATTCAGGAAAGATTTCAGGATTAGTTGTAACTTCAAGTGATGGAGGAACGAGAGAGTTAGTTGACGATTTCTCATCTGGAAGTTTCACGCATGAAGATACGACTTTAACTTATGCAAACTATGAACCTCAAAAAACTAAAGGACAAGAAAAGAATCCACTAGTCATTTGGCTGCACGGTGGCGGTGAAGGTGGTACAGATACAACCATTCCTCTTTCAGCTAATAAAGCTGCTGCCTTTGCTTCAGAAGAAATCCAGGCCTACTTTGATGGTGCTCATGTATTAGCACCTCAAACACCAACTAGATGGATGCAAGGTGTTACTGGCTCTGCTGATGGAACGTCCATTTATCAAGAGGCTCTTATGGCTTTAATTGAAGATTATGTGGCCAATCATAAAGATGTGGATCCAGATCGCATCTATATTGGCGGAGCTTCGAACGGCGGATATATGACCATGCTCATGGTTCGTGATTATCCAGGATATTTTGCAGCTGCCTACCCTGTCTGTGAAGGATTAAATGATTCGTTAATTTCGGATGATGATATTCAGGCTCTGAAACAAACGCCAATTTGGTTTGTACACGCGAAAAATGACACTACTCTTCGACCTGAACAAAACACTATACCAACCTATAACCGTTTACTTGATGCCGGAGCTACCAATGTTCATTTGTCATTGTTTGATGATGTCCGTGATACGTCAGGACTATATAAAAACGCAGATGGTACTCCATACCAATACCCTGGACATTGGTCTTGGATCTATGTTTACAACAACGTACCAACTACGATGATCGACGGGAAAACAACTACCATTATGGAATGGATGGCTGCTCAGTCGAAATAA
- the trxA gene encoding thioredoxin: MSIVNITDDTFKNEISNGLVLVDFWAPWCGPCKMIAPVLEEINEEMGDQVKIAKLNVDDNQVTTGEFGVMSIPTLLLFKDGEVVEKVIGFQPKENLVEVISKHL; encoded by the coding sequence ATGAGCATTGTGAACATTACTGATGATACGTTTAAAAATGAAATAAGCAACGGGTTAGTCCTTGTTGACTTCTGGGCACCTTGGTGTGGACCATGTAAAATGATTGCGCCTGTTCTAGAAGAAATCAACGAAGAAATGGGAGACCAAGTAAAAATTGCTAAACTAAATGTAGACGATAACCAAGTCACAACAGGTGAATTTGGAGTCATGAGTATTCCAACCCTGCTTTTATTTAAAGACGGGGAAGTGGTCGAAAAGGTTATAGGATTCCAGCCTAAGGAAAATCTAGTAGAGGTAATATCTAAACATCTTTAA
- a CDS encoding GNAT family N-acetyltransferase — MTIRKGNAIETDYILRLSGTVLNESSMGYLPNSFENSYTMFFPVIHNGGYYLIEEENRILKGWILLTIDWNQLTGKAIGHIDQLYVFPFYRKTGIGKNLMKAAIQNFYEQEIQTIQLNVFTGNPAKALYKSLGFKKISTIMELNL, encoded by the coding sequence ATGACAATAAGAAAAGGAAACGCAATAGAAACTGACTATATTCTTAGGCTTTCAGGAACTGTGCTTAACGAGAGCTCTATGGGGTATTTACCTAATAGTTTTGAAAATTCTTATACCATGTTTTTCCCAGTTATTCATAACGGGGGCTATTATTTGATTGAAGAGGAGAACAGGATTCTAAAAGGCTGGATTTTGTTAACGATAGATTGGAATCAGTTGACAGGTAAGGCAATCGGACATATTGACCAGTTATATGTATTTCCTTTTTATAGAAAGACAGGTATAGGTAAAAATTTAATGAAAGCAGCCATCCAAAACTTTTATGAGCAAGAAATACAAACTATTCAGCTCAATGTATTCACCGGAAATCCAGCTAAAGCCTTGTATAAATCACTAGGGTTTAAAAAAATCTCAACCATTATGGAATTAAATTTATAG
- a CDS encoding NADH:flavin oxidoreductase/NADH oxidase has protein sequence MNHLFTPYEIKGLSLKNRVVMPPMCQYSVTNKDGIATDWHYVHYVSRAIGGAGLIIIEMTDVEPDGRISDYDLGLWSDEQIPALARIVEACHQHGAKVGIQIAHAGRKAQDATEPVAPSAIPFDGNSKTPRELSTVEVKEMVEKFRLAVRRAVQAGVDVIELHGAHGYLIHQFTSPFTNKRTDEYGQELTKFGREVIEAAKSEMPEDMPLIMRISAREYVEGGYGINESIEFSRVFQQAGVDMFHVSAGGEGPIAAAGKPGTHVAYQVPLARAIKEELNIPVIAVGRLDEPSLANSVIGNEDADLVAVGRGMLRNPYWAIEAATVLKKDVALPKQYEFGFPRN, from the coding sequence ATGAATCATTTATTCACCCCTTATGAAATCAAAGGATTATCATTAAAAAACCGTGTCGTAATGCCACCTATGTGCCAATATTCTGTTACGAATAAGGATGGAATTGCTACAGATTGGCATTATGTGCATTATGTAAGCCGCGCCATTGGTGGTGCCGGCCTAATCATTATTGAAATGACAGACGTAGAGCCAGACGGCCGCATTAGTGATTACGATTTAGGATTATGGTCTGACGAACAAATCCCTGCACTTGCTCGCATTGTGGAAGCTTGTCATCAGCACGGGGCAAAGGTAGGCATCCAAATTGCGCATGCTGGACGTAAAGCGCAGGATGCAACTGAACCCGTTGCACCATCTGCTATTCCGTTTGATGGGAATTCAAAAACACCAAGAGAACTTTCCACCGTGGAAGTAAAAGAAATGGTTGAAAAATTCCGTCTAGCCGTTCGACGTGCTGTTCAGGCGGGGGTTGACGTGATTGAACTTCACGGGGCACATGGATATTTGATTCACCAATTCACCTCTCCATTCACGAATAAAAGAACCGATGAATATGGTCAAGAGCTAACCAAGTTTGGCCGTGAAGTCATAGAAGCTGCAAAAAGCGAAATGCCTGAAGATATGCCTTTAATCATGCGAATCTCTGCTAGAGAGTATGTGGAAGGTGGATATGGTATTAATGAAAGCATCGAGTTCTCAAGAGTATTCCAGCAAGCGGGAGTAGATATGTTCCACGTAAGTGCGGGTGGAGAAGGACCAATCGCTGCTGCCGGTAAACCTGGCACACATGTGGCGTATCAAGTACCACTAGCAAGAGCAATCAAAGAAGAACTAAATATTCCCGTTATTGCCGTTGGTCGTTTAGATGAACCATCTCTTGCAAACTCCGTAATTGGAAATGAAGACGCCGATCTTGTCGCGGTTGGAAGAGGAATGCTAAGAAATCCTTATTGGGCAATCGAAGCAGCAACGGTATTAAAGAAGGATGTAGCATTACCGAAGCAGTATGAATTCGGTTTTCCTAGAAATTAA
- a CDS encoding 2-isopropylmalate synthase, with translation MEKFEKYSRSYFMPPVKSMKWMEKEYITEAPLWCSVDLRDGNQALVVPLTLEEKLEYFQLLIKIGFKEIEVGFPAASETEYTFLRTLIEQNLIPDDVTIQVLTQSRDHIIKKTFESLQGVKKAVVHLYNSTSVAQREQVFRKTKEEIIDIAVTGAKLLQKYAAETEGEFVFQYSPESFTGTEMEFALDICNRVLDVWQPTVENKVIINLPATVSHSMPHVYASQIEYISDHLSYRDNVILSIHPHNDRGSGIADAELAVLAGGQRIEGTLFGNGERTGNVDIVTLALNLYSHGVDPKLNFENVIEIMETYERLTKMKVHERHPYAGKLVFTAFSGSHQDAITKGFKWREEKENVAWNVPYLVIDPKDIGREYEGDIIRINSQSGKGGIGYLLEQQYGFDLPPKMREHFGYAVKNVSDHENKELMPNEIYNIFINGYVNIADPIQFIQSKTAKNENYDTIVTVKYEGIEMDIPGVGNGRLDAVSNALQTKFGIEVADLEYKQHAQEIGSKSNAVSYIGIKDQTGNVHWGCGIDTDIMTSSIRALFSAVNSLVKSNQKIEAIAHK, from the coding sequence ATGGAAAAATTTGAGAAGTACTCTAGAAGTTATTTTATGCCTCCTGTCAAAAGCATGAAGTGGATGGAGAAGGAATACATTACAGAAGCTCCTTTATGGTGTAGTGTGGATTTAAGGGACGGAAACCAAGCGTTAGTTGTTCCGTTAACACTTGAAGAAAAGCTAGAGTACTTCCAATTGCTCATAAAAATTGGGTTCAAAGAAATTGAAGTTGGCTTTCCAGCTGCCTCTGAAACGGAGTACACATTTTTACGTACATTGATTGAGCAAAACTTAATCCCAGACGATGTGACGATCCAAGTGCTAACACAATCAAGAGATCATATCATCAAGAAAACGTTCGAATCGCTTCAAGGTGTGAAAAAAGCGGTTGTTCACTTATATAATTCAACGTCTGTTGCTCAAAGAGAACAGGTTTTTAGAAAAACAAAAGAGGAAATCATTGATATTGCAGTAACAGGTGCGAAGCTACTACAGAAGTATGCGGCTGAAACAGAAGGGGAGTTTGTTTTCCAATATTCACCTGAGAGCTTTACCGGAACGGAAATGGAGTTTGCCTTAGATATTTGTAATCGAGTCCTTGACGTGTGGCAGCCAACAGTTGAGAACAAGGTGATAATTAATCTACCTGCAACGGTTTCTCACTCGATGCCACATGTGTATGCCAGCCAGATCGAGTACATCAGTGATCACTTAAGCTACCGAGACAACGTAATTCTTTCGATTCACCCGCATAATGACCGTGGCAGCGGAATTGCCGATGCTGAATTGGCGGTATTAGCAGGAGGACAACGAATTGAGGGAACATTGTTCGGAAACGGTGAAAGAACAGGGAATGTCGATATCGTTACACTAGCTCTGAACCTTTACTCACACGGTGTGGATCCAAAGCTAAACTTTGAAAATGTCATAGAAATCATGGAAACATATGAGCGCTTAACAAAGATGAAGGTTCATGAAAGACATCCGTATGCTGGGAAGCTTGTGTTTACGGCGTTCTCTGGTTCCCATCAAGATGCGATTACAAAGGGCTTTAAGTGGCGGGAAGAAAAGGAAAATGTAGCATGGAATGTTCCTTACTTAGTCATCGATCCTAAGGATATTGGAAGAGAATACGAGGGAGATATTATTCGTATCAATAGCCAATCGGGTAAAGGCGGAATTGGTTATCTTCTAGAACAGCAATACGGCTTTGATCTTCCACCGAAAATGCGGGAACACTTTGGGTATGCCGTCAAAAATGTTTCTGATCATGAAAATAAAGAGCTTATGCCAAATGAGATTTACAACATCTTTATCAATGGTTATGTGAATATTGCTGATCCAATTCAGTTCATTCAGTCTAAAACGGCTAAAAATGAAAACTATGATACGATCGTCACGGTTAAGTATGAAGGCATTGAAATGGATATTCCGGGTGTAGGTAATGGCCGCTTGGATGCGGTGAGCAATGCACTACAAACGAAGTTCGGGATCGAGGTTGCTGATTTAGAGTACAAACAGCATGCCCAAGAAATCGGCTCGAAATCCAATGCCGTCTCTTATATTGGCATAAAAGATCAAACCGGAAACGTCCATTGGGGCTGTGGAATTGACACAGATATTATGACTTCATCCATCCGTGCATTGTTTAGTGCCGTGAATTCTTTGGTGAAAAGCAATCAAAAAATAGAAGCCATTGCCCATAAATAA
- a CDS encoding RrF2 family transcriptional regulator: MNSDFTLAIHSLTLLALQPDRMSTSEYIAESAGVHPVRIRKVLSLLKKNGFITSKEGTGGGFIFALDLDQVNLWDIYQITSEGALQPKCTESNGQCIVGANMKSVLFSIFMGAEEHLGVYLKEYTIKEVVELVKQKET; encoded by the coding sequence ATGAATAGTGATTTCACTCTAGCGATTCACAGTTTAACTCTTCTGGCGTTGCAGCCGGACCGAATGTCAACCAGTGAGTACATCGCGGAGAGTGCAGGAGTACATCCCGTTCGTATTCGCAAAGTGCTTAGCTTGTTAAAGAAGAATGGCTTTATCACATCAAAAGAAGGTACAGGTGGCGGATTTATTTTTGCCTTGGACTTGGATCAGGTTAATCTTTGGGATATTTATCAAATCACATCTGAAGGTGCTCTCCAGCCAAAATGTACAGAGTCTAACGGTCAGTGCATTGTAGGAGCGAATATGAAAAGCGTTCTATTCTCCATCTTTATGGGAGCAGAAGAACATCTAGGTGTATATTTGAAAGAATACACAATAAAAGAAGTAGTTGAATTAGTGAAACAAAAAGAAACATAA
- a CDS encoding DinB family protein: MNFTLEEAIEVLEKTPHTLETFLVGLSDGWLESCEGEGTWNAVEVIDHLINGEKTNWIPRLQMILEDGKSKPFPPFDRFAHLDQKSEQSLKEKFTQYKRLREQNIKKLKELVDPEEHLELTGIHPAFGVVKVRELITTWVVHDLTHMAQIVRVMAKRYQTDVGPWKEYLGILRK; this comes from the coding sequence ATGAATTTTACACTTGAAGAAGCGATTGAGGTATTGGAAAAAACACCCCACACCCTAGAAACGTTCCTTGTTGGTTTATCTGACGGCTGGCTCGAAAGTTGTGAAGGTGAAGGAACATGGAATGCCGTAGAAGTCATTGATCATCTGATTAATGGAGAAAAAACAAATTGGATTCCTCGTTTACAAATGATCCTAGAAGACGGTAAAAGCAAACCCTTTCCCCCTTTTGACCGCTTTGCCCACTTAGACCAAAAGTCTGAGCAAAGTTTGAAGGAAAAGTTTACACAGTATAAAAGATTGAGAGAGCAAAATATCAAAAAGCTGAAAGAATTGGTTGATCCAGAGGAACATCTTGAGTTAACTGGCATCCATCCTGCTTTTGGTGTGGTAAAGGTAAGAGAGTTGATCACCACATGGGTCGTACATGATCTAACCCATATGGCACAAATTGTACGTGTGATGGCTAAACGATACCAAACCGATGTTGGTCCGTGGAAGGAATATTTAGGGATTTTGAGAAAGTAA
- a CDS encoding GNAT family N-acetyltransferase, giving the protein MTQITFNDIHKVGHNIHETETFTHFHYPEMLSRYNSNFIEYKAWVSKEEFLRDIKYLRDFHVKNSQKHVKFYFPAGGEIPDHIKAVLTENGFEVEKMELYTIQPSLFPRVESHPDISIQPVNDANCEDFLSLQYQQDIQFGTNFAVEKIALYKRFFEDPKIVQLLAYYKGIPVGSVHLILSEGTVEIDDFSVKPDYQRKGIGSRLQKYVMEHYLDKTVILVAEGSDTPRDMYQRQNYQLIDFQYEATKVYES; this is encoded by the coding sequence ATGACACAAATCACGTTCAATGATATTCATAAAGTAGGTCATAATATACACGAAACAGAAACATTCACGCATTTCCACTATCCAGAAATGCTATCAAGATATAATAGTAATTTTATAGAATACAAAGCATGGGTATCAAAGGAAGAGTTCTTACGTGATATAAAATATTTACGAGATTTTCATGTAAAAAATAGCCAAAAGCATGTGAAGTTTTATTTTCCAGCTGGGGGAGAAATCCCTGATCACATAAAGGCCGTTTTAACTGAAAATGGATTTGAAGTAGAAAAAATGGAATTATACACAATACAGCCAAGCTTGTTTCCACGCGTGGAATCTCACCCAGATATCAGCATTCAACCGGTAAACGACGCTAACTGTGAAGACTTTTTATCCTTACAGTACCAGCAGGATATTCAATTTGGAACGAACTTTGCCGTGGAAAAGATTGCATTGTATAAGCGATTCTTTGAAGATCCTAAAATCGTCCAGTTGCTGGCTTATTACAAAGGAATACCAGTCGGTTCTGTACATTTAATTCTATCCGAAGGCACAGTTGAAATCGATGATTTTTCGGTAAAACCTGATTATCAACGAAAAGGGATCGGTAGTAGGTTACAAAAATACGTCATGGAACATTATTTAGATAAAACGGTTATTTTAGTGGCGGAAGGTAGCGATACGCCAAGAGACATGTATCAAAGACAAAATTACCAATTGATTGACTTTCAATATGAAGCAACGAAAGTCTATGAATCATAA
- a CDS encoding nuclear transport factor 2 family protein encodes MSIENIVQQQIECYNAGDLEGFASTYSDDITVYTFPDNTVTLSGKQALIERYTETFKKNMHAEIKNRSIVGNKVIDWEFATNGLTGETVSLMAIYEVDNNLISKVWFIRE; translated from the coding sequence TTGTCCATAGAAAACATCGTCCAACAACAAATTGAATGTTACAACGCTGGAGATCTAGAAGGTTTCGCCAGTACATATTCCGATGACATCACTGTATACACTTTCCCAGACAATACCGTTACACTAAGCGGAAAGCAAGCACTGATCGAACGATATACAGAAACCTTTAAAAAGAACATGCACGCAGAAATTAAAAATCGCTCTATTGTCGGAAACAAAGTGATTGATTGGGAGTTTGCGACCAACGGGTTAACAGGTGAAACGGTGAGCTTAATGGCCATTTACGAGGTGGATAACAACCTTATTTCAAAGGTCTGGTTTATCAGAGAGTAA
- a CDS encoding histidine phosphatase family protein: MTNIYFVRHAHSTYTPDEMERPLSEKGYLDALRVTELLIEENIDEVVSSPYKRAIQTVQGTADFFHKKIEIVEECKERLLTTSPAENFTYVITKVWKDYNFTWEGGDSNFVAQKRGIKGIHRILDK; this comes from the coding sequence ATGACAAATATATATTTTGTGAGACACGCTCACTCTACCTATACACCTGATGAAATGGAAAGGCCTTTATCTGAAAAGGGCTATTTGGATGCTTTAAGGGTCACTGAGTTATTAATAGAAGAGAACATCGATGAGGTCGTTTCAAGCCCATACAAACGAGCCATTCAAACCGTGCAGGGGACGGCAGATTTTTTTCATAAAAAAATTGAGATAGTAGAAGAATGTAAAGAACGTCTATTAACTACATCTCCTGCTGAAAACTTTACCTATGTTATCACAAAGGTATGGAAGGACTACAACTTTACATGGGAGGGTGGCGATTCTAATTTCGTTGCACAAAAACGTGGTATAAAGGGTATTCATCGGATTTTGGATAAATAA
- a CDS encoding iron-sulfur cluster assembly accessory protein, producing MKVKINRNAAKVLKKMLESEEAQGKMVRVYVTENHVNHAHFDLKLDTPTEHDEIVKTDKDVEILLDRRESFLDGVWIQYFFLPKEEFMITNPSTGFHQH from the coding sequence ATGAAAGTGAAAATCAATCGTAATGCAGCGAAGGTTTTAAAGAAAATGTTGGAAAGTGAAGAGGCTCAAGGAAAGATGGTTCGTGTATACGTGACAGAAAATCATGTGAATCACGCACACTTTGACCTAAAGCTTGATACACCAACCGAGCATGATGAAATTGTAAAAACAGACAAAGATGTTGAAATTCTGTTAGATCGTCGTGAAAGCTTTTTAGATGGCGTATGGATTCAATATTTCTTTTTACCAAAAGAAGAATTTATGATTACGAATCCATCAACAGGATTTCACCAGCATTAA
- a CDS encoding IDEAL domain-containing protein, with product MKPFQVGDWVRGKTNYGELFHGYIQSDEPFSQNMKVRVIKSDNEEMEGKVISANSIKMRRLETSATYSKDSILALIDIALLIKDKEWFMELTSLLTKPTKIEAQMINKPANNRIEKRQNI from the coding sequence ATGAAACCTTTCCAAGTGGGAGATTGGGTAAGAGGGAAAACAAACTACGGGGAGTTGTTTCATGGCTATATTCAAAGCGATGAACCATTCTCACAGAACATGAAAGTCAGAGTCATCAAGAGTGACAATGAAGAAATGGAGGGAAAAGTGATCTCAGCGAATTCTATTAAAATGAGACGCTTAGAAACATCCGCAACCTATTCCAAGGATTCAATCCTTGCATTAATTGATATTGCCCTTTTGATCAAGGACAAAGAATGGTTTATGGAACTTACCTCCTTGTTAACGAAGCCAACCAAAATTGAAGCGCAAATGATTAATAAACCAGCGAACAATCGCATAGAAAAAAGACAGAACATATAA